Proteins from a single region of Thunnus albacares chromosome 14, fThuAlb1.1, whole genome shotgun sequence:
- the LOC122997170 gene encoding homeodomain-interacting protein kinase 2-like, translating into MRKHRNRKRSSATSRKEEKKRAPVNSELQPNDVLRSSWSEYLLQHFMFDGFFSRVARCQDKNTKDTVALKIFKKRSNDSQEPNRELAMLKMIRGLDPLNVVRFCESFEHMGKMCLAFEMLDKNLHELLRERRGNPLSLQQIRSITEQLVSALGALKTVGVIHTNITPQNIMLVNQKETPFRVKLIDFSSAIKAAEVKRGVIIQPVAYRSPEVILGLPISEAADMWSLGGVLATLYLGSVPFPQRCQYYLMKTMVQTLGQPEDQILDDGTHTLLYFSQNQDSTKPAWRLKTADEHKAVTGFPPQNHRGSSTRFSSLDDLVMLYPEAETIEERTEFVCLLKQMLCLNPHKRITPSQALGHLFITMSLRGDDDDAISHETASPALTSHQEPQDDGSSAAVDTVAIPTTRDGDSVVTESRDEDSAESRSNCRDPDDEPSDGAADEAAVTSASTDEASTAPVLTDLYDAGSADKGPVTTSATPGVSTASPTDDSVAAAADEASVTSVSIDEASTASLKTDLYDAVSADKGPVTPSAAEEVSASPLTADLNDTDSSKEAESRSNGRDPDDELSEGAAGAADEAAVTSASTDEVSTALVPTDLYDAVSADEGPVTASSADEASATLPETDTDEAGPADKRTVMDSDGVSATSSRNTQRKPQRRIKRFFGRMFRALCCCCCSVHVEE; encoded by the exons ATGCGAAAGCATAGAAACAGAAAACGGTCGTCAGCGACCtcaagaaaagaggaaaagaaaagag CACCTGTTAACTCAGAGCTACAACCCAATGACGTGCTGAGAAGCAGTTGGAGTGAATACCTGCTTCAGCACTTCATGTTTGATGGGTTCTTCAGCAGAGTCGCTCGGTGTCAAGACAAAAACACCAAAGACACTGTGGCCCTCAAGATCTTCAAGAAGAGGAGCAATGACTCCCAGGAGCCCAACAGAGAG CTGGCCATGCTGAAAATGATCCGTGGTCTTGATCCGCTCAACGTCGTTCGATTCTGTGAGAGTTTCGAACACATGGGGAAGATGTGTCTTGCATTTGAAATGCTGGACAAGAATCTCCACGAGCTGCTGAGGGAGAGACGCGGCAACCCGCTCTCTCTTCAGCAAATCAGATCTATCACAGAACAG CTGGTCTCTGCACTCGGAGCTCTGAAGACTGTTGGTGTGATTCATACAAATATCACACCACAAAACATCATGCTGGTTAACCAAAAAGAAACTCCCTTCAGAGTCAAACTCATTGACTTTAGTTCAGCCATCAAAGCTGCTGAAGTCAAGCGAGGCGTCATCATACAGCCTGTCGCATACAG gTCCCCTGAAGTGATTCTGGGTCTTCCCatctcagaggctgcagatatGTGGTCTCTGGGTGGTGTTCTGGCAACCCTGTACCTTGGCAGTGTGCCGTTCCCTCAGCGGTGCCAGTATTACCTG ATGAAGACTATGGTGCAGACACTGGGTCAGCCGGAGGACCAGATCCTAGATGATGGCACCCACACACTGCTCTATTTCAGCCAGAACCAGGACTCCACAAAGCCAGCATGGAGGCTAAAG ACGGCTGATGAGCACAAGGCTGTGACTGGCTTCCCGCCCCAAAATCACAGAGGCAGCTCAACCAGGTTCAGCAGCCTGGATGACCTTGTGATG cTGTACCCAGAGGCAGAGACAATTGAGGAAAGGACAGAGTTTGTTTGCCTGCTGAAGCAGATGCTGTGTCTGAATCCTCACAAGAGAATAACCCCAAGTCAAGCTCTGGGTCACCTGTTTATAACCATGAGCCTACGGGGTGACGATGATGATGCCATCTCTCA TGAGACGGCCTCACCTGCTCTTACAAGTCATCAAGAGCCACAAGATGATGGTAGCTCAGCAGCAGTGGACACAGTTGCCATCCCGACTACAAGAGATGGAGATTCTGTTGTGACTGAATCAAGAGATGAAGATTCAGCTGAAAGTCGCTCAAATTGTAGAGATCCAGATGATGAGCCCTCAGATGGTGCAGCTGATGAAGCTGCAGTCACCTCTGCCTCCACAGATGAAGCATCTACTGCACCTGTACTGACTGACCTGTATGACGCTGGTTCAGCTGACAAAGGTCCAGTCACCACATCTGCAACTCCTGGAGTTTCGACTGCATCTCCAACAGATGactctgttgctgctgcagctgatgaaGCCTCAGTCACATCTGTCTCTATTGATGAAGCTTCAACAGCATCTCTCAAGACTGACCTGTATGACGCTGTTTCAGCTGACAAAGGTCCAGTCACTCCATCTGCAGCTGAAGAGGTTTCAGCTTCACCTTTAACTGCTGACTTGAATGACACTGATTCAAGTAAAGAAGCTGAAAGTCGCTCAAATGGTAGAGATCCAGATGATGAGCTCTCAGAGGGTGCCGCTGGTGCAGCTGATGAAGCTGCAGTCACCTCTGCCTCCACAGATGAAGTATCTACTGCTCTTGTACCGACTGACCTGTATGACGCTGTTTCAGCTGACGAAG GTCCAGTCACTGCATCCTCAGCTGATGAAGCCTCAGCTACACTTCCAGAGACTGACACAGATGAAGCTGGTCCAGCTGATAAACGTACAGTCATGGACTCTGATGGAGTCTCAGCCACCAGCTCTAGAAACACTCAGAGGAAGCCGCAGAGAAGGATCAAGAGATTCTTCGGCAGGATGTTTAgagctctgtgctgctgttgttgctctgTACATGTTGAGGAATAA